In Arthrobacter burdickii, one DNA window encodes the following:
- a CDS encoding zinc-dependent alcohol dehydrogenase, giving the protein MKAVTWQGKRNVSVENVPDPTIQEPTDAIVRITSTAICGSDLHLYEVLGPYMHKGDVLGHEPMGIVEEVGPGVTNLKVGDRVVVPFNISCGYCYMCTRGLQSQCETTQVHDKGSGAALFGFSELYGSVPGGQAEYLRVPFADYGPVKVGSELPDERYLYLSDILPTAWQGVKYADVPQDGVLAVYGLGPVGQFAARIGKYLGHRVIGIEPVPERRAMAKRHGIETIDFTKDTAEELRSMTNGRGPDAVVDAVGMEAHGSPVGAFAQNAVGFLPDKLAQKVMESGGSDRVAVLHSAIDAVRRGGTVSLSGVYGGSVTPMPMLSMFDKQIQFRMGQCNVRRWTDELLPIVEEPSDPLGVTDLMTHEVSIDEAPAAYRNFQKKTDGAIKVVLKPQGVAV; this is encoded by the coding sequence ATGAAGGCAGTGACATGGCAGGGCAAGCGCAACGTCAGCGTGGAGAATGTCCCCGATCCCACGATCCAGGAACCGACGGACGCGATCGTCCGCATCACCTCGACCGCGATCTGCGGTTCGGACCTGCACCTCTACGAGGTCCTCGGCCCGTACATGCACAAGGGCGACGTGCTCGGGCACGAGCCGATGGGCATCGTCGAGGAGGTCGGGCCCGGGGTCACCAACCTCAAGGTCGGCGACCGCGTCGTCGTGCCGTTCAACATCTCCTGCGGCTACTGCTACATGTGCACGCGGGGCCTGCAGTCGCAGTGCGAGACCACGCAGGTCCACGACAAGGGCTCGGGAGCGGCCCTGTTCGGGTTCTCCGAACTGTACGGGTCCGTCCCCGGCGGACAGGCGGAGTACCTGCGGGTGCCCTTCGCCGACTACGGCCCTGTCAAGGTCGGGTCGGAGCTGCCCGACGAGCGCTACCTCTACCTCTCGGACATCCTGCCCACGGCCTGGCAGGGTGTGAAGTACGCGGATGTCCCCCAGGACGGCGTCCTGGCGGTGTACGGCCTCGGCCCGGTGGGGCAGTTCGCCGCCCGCATCGGCAAGTACCTCGGTCACCGCGTGATCGGTATCGAACCGGTACCCGAGCGTCGCGCCATGGCCAAGCGCCACGGGATCGAGACCATCGATTTCACGAAGGACACGGCGGAGGAACTGCGCAGCATGACCAACGGTCGCGGACCCGACGCGGTCGTGGACGCCGTGGGAATGGAAGCACACGGCTCACCGGTCGGCGCCTTCGCCCAGAACGCCGTCGGCTTCCTCCCCGACAAGCTTGCACAGAAGGTCATGGAATCCGGGGGCAGTGACCGCGTGGCCGTCCTGCACTCGGCGATCGACGCAGTCCGGCGCGGTGGCACCGTGTCCCTCAGTGGCGTCTATGGCGGTAGCGTCACGCCCATGCCGATGCTCAGCATGTTCGACAAGCAGATCCAGTTCCGCATGGGCCAGTGCAACGTGCGCCGCTGGACGGACGAGCTCCTGCCCATCGTCGAGGAGCCCTCGGACCCGCTGGGCGTCACCGACCTCATGACGCACGAGGTCTCGATCGACGAGGCACCGGCCGCCTACAGGAACTTCCAGAAGAAGACGGACGGCGCCATCAAGGTGGTTCTCAAGCCGCAGGGCGTCGCGGTCTGA